The genomic stretch ttttttatatatatgtagtaGGTGTATTTTTTTGATGCCTCAAATGTGATTTTTTGTTTGTGGGTGACGTTGTGGGTGCAGCTGGGCAGCTAGAGAAACTGAAGGTGGAGCAGTGTAAGATTTACTTGAGGAAGAATGGATTGAGACTGACTGGCAGTAAGAGCACTCTTATTCAGCGCATAAAGGAGCATCTAGAGTAATTTTCAGCTTCTGATTTTACTTAATTGTTCtacattcaatattttttttcttagatttCATGATGTTTCTCAGGGTTTCCAATGGTGAAGGGGAGAAAAAGTACCCAATATCAAGCTTTTCATTGAACTGTACAGGTACATATTTGTGCAAGCTTTGTtgttaagaaattaataaaaaaaatttatttacttattttacttTTGCCCCATCAATTCAGGGAAATGGTCTTCTGTTGCTATACTTGTTATAGGCagaaatcaatatataattaggaACAGAATTGATGCTGTTATGATGGTTTGGCTCTGATAAGAAGATAGCTgttctttttcatctttcacCAGTTGGAGTGTTTTATTTTGGTTACTTAGATAAGGGATGGATTCGATTTGAGCTGCTCAAGCTTGAATTCATGCTCAATCGAATGAGCTAATTTGAACATTTGAGAacaaatccagccctaatttAGATGGTGTTCTAGATGTACTTCTTTGATTTTAATTCTGAAGTATATATGGATTTAATGCAGGTGATGCATGCACAGGCGACGTTGTTATGTTTGAACAGAATGTTTATGGAGCGTAAGGGATTGGCTATATTTATTTGCTGAAAACATTGTTttatataacattgtttttatATTCTTACAGTAGTCCTAATTATGAGTTTGAGGGAAATGGCCTTTGACAACACATTGGCATGAGTGCAATTTTGTTGTACTagtacttattatattaattttatttttatattacttgatcAGGTTCAATATAGCATCGCGTAGTGCAAGTGGTCCTCCATGCGGTAAAAGGATTGTTGTAGGCCGCATTGTGAAAGAAAGCTATGGAGCGGCCAAGCAGCAACATACATTTACGGTAAAGTCCAAAGCCATATAAAATCCAGACTGGAGAAATTTGTTGAGGAGATACCAgatttttgtttaagtaaatGTGTTTACTAAGGAGTTATGAGTGGAATAGACCATTATGTGACTTAACTACCATAACTGAGTGAATCTATGACTATTGTTGACAAATTATAAGTTAAAactatttattaatcttttctgatatatttttgtcataaaatttGTTGATTATATAAGTATCATCATTTCAAACAAACTCAATATATGGAATATCAGTATCAGTTTGGGTTTCAATTATAGACAAAAAGATGATGTATTTTCTGTTAATATTAGTAATTTTGTGGTTAGAAGTGCTTCTGGTTTTGTCTTGTCTTTCAGATAGAGGTCCTCTGGAGCAAAGGGGAGAAGCCACTCTCTCCACTTCATCCCCTCCTAATTAAGGGTCGAAACCTTTATAGACTAAAGACCCTGAGACAGGTTTTTAAACAAGCTAAGTGTTCTGTTTCTGCTAGCTGCATAATCTGTTGATCCTTATATCTCAAGGTAGCTTTATTTTCATGGTCTCTTCAGAGATGGGATGATGAAGGTGAGAGGCTTAAAGTTCTAATGGAAAAGCACTCAAGAGGTTCTCTTGCCAGGTCTGATAGAGAAATAAGAATgcaggaaaaggaaaagaggaaAATGGTCAAGGAAAATAGGtacttcaaaataaatttttgattgaaaaaactGTAGTTTATTTGACCATTTGTAAGTCCGTAAAACATGCTATGAAAATCATCTTATTGTTTCCTTAGTCACTTGAAAATCTTTCTTGGTCTTCAGGATGTTCATGAAGAAGGATGCAAAAAGTATTCAGTCTCACTCAAACTCAAAAGCTACAGAAAAAGGGGGAATCCTATTACACCATTCGGATCTATCTGTTGGTACAAACAAAATGGCAACTAGACCTCAGCAACAAGCAGTTATGCCTCAACGACCTGGATTAGTTGTTGACTTAAGGAAATCAGCTGCATCTCAACCTCGTTTGGCTTTTGATTCCAGAAATCTGCCTTCACATTCTCAAGAACTGAAGAGAACAATGcagaacaataataaaaaacaacttCCTGAGGACCCTGTTAAGTATAGTGGCATTAATGAAATGCAGTGGCCATTGGATGGCATTATCTTTCATGCAGAGAGGAGTGATCATAGTCAGCCTAACtttgattgtatgaataaccaTCAACTTCCCACTTATAAATATCCCTATACAAAGCAGACAAATGGCTTATCCGAGAGGT from Mangifera indica cultivar Alphonso chromosome 6, CATAS_Mindica_2.1, whole genome shotgun sequence encodes the following:
- the LOC123218341 gene encoding zinc finger CCCH domain-containing protein 62-like, with the translated sequence MAISEQVTFTEHQESDENYTESEGSDPVYDSDLDPSYIFHEDTRAKLSNLSIRKKSKSRTDNNLDDNVNGNEEEIIKKIVEAGQLEKLKVEQCKIYLRKNGLRLTGSKSTLIQRIKEHLEVSNGEGEKKYPISSFSLNCTGDACTGDVVMFEQNVYGAFNIASRSASGPPCGKRIVVGRIVKESYGAAKQQHTFTIEVLWSKGEKPLSPLHPLLIKGRNLYRLKTLRQRWDDEGERLKVLMEKHSRGSLARSDREIRMQEKEKRKMVKENRMFMKKDAKSIQSHSNSKATEKGGILLHHSDLSVGTNKMATRPQQQAVMPQRPGLVVDLRKSAASQPRLAFDSRNLPSHSQELKRTMQNNNKKQLPEDPVKYSGINEMQWPLDGIIFHAERSDHSQPNFDCMNNHQLPTYKYPYTKQTNGLSERSNHRQPLKSINQYRPTNLPPRHGRLKQQLCRHYAQGRCYFGDNCKFLHERK